A window of Shewanella mesophila contains these coding sequences:
- a CDS encoding DUF882 domain-containing protein — protein sequence MSIVCPARRQLLLGLGGVAMFSMVSPKVQASRSTSGVRSLGFYNRHTGERGQGSYWIDGDYQANTLSDFNHILRDHRQNEVAPMDKRLFDLLYSLKQTLNVDQEFHVISGYRSPKTNNMLAQRSNGVAKKSYHMKGMAMDIAIPDVHLKDLRDAAISLKLGGVGFYPDSGFVHVDTGPVRRW from the coding sequence ATGTCAATAGTGTGTCCTGCGCGTAGGCAGTTGTTGTTAGGCCTAGGTGGTGTAGCGATGTTTTCTATGGTATCTCCAAAAGTACAAGCGAGTCGTTCGACCTCAGGGGTTCGCTCTCTTGGCTTTTATAACCGACATACCGGAGAAAGAGGGCAAGGAAGCTATTGGATTGATGGGGATTACCAAGCAAATACCCTTTCAGATTTTAACCATATTCTGCGTGATCACCGACAAAATGAGGTGGCACCGATGGATAAGAGATTGTTTGATTTGCTTTATTCCTTAAAGCAAACATTAAATGTTGATCAAGAATTTCACGTGATCTCGGGTTATCGCTCGCCTAAAACCAACAATATGTTGGCCCAGAGAAGTAATGGAGTGGCGAAGAAAAGTTACCATATGAAAGGAATGGCGATGGATATTGCTATTCCTGATGTCCATTTAAAAGACTTACGTGATGCTGCGATATCGCTAAAATTGGGTGGCGTTGGTTTTTATCCTGATTCTGGTTTTGTCCATGTTGATACAGGCCCTGTTAGAAGATGGTGA
- a CDS encoding L,D-transpeptidase family protein → MVRWAIFSLLLVVSFTSLGDERLEAANKLLLNQLNFILLANPDDELRQLKAQLSSNKVISFERIQQTSQAIADFWQRNAIETRYEPLARYQDPYFQAQAAEPLVANYLSVNNRIRYLLWLDDTQQWPRLTPEVWLHLGDRHSDIALISSRLNLLGDYPSPELENSVFSESLRQAVVRFQRRHGLKQDGIIGPATIKWLNWTPLQRAQTLARNFVEKHRYLAQVEPRYLLINIPEYQMVLVDQNRIALRSKVIVGKPYRQTPLIKGQVSNLVINPSWRVPRRLLKYDLLPKVREDGSYISRRNFEVFDYSGEQVIKTDEEWRDMAKGQFPYRLVQKPGEDNTLGRYKFFFPNQYNIYLHDTTDKHLFAKEVRALSSGCIRVEKVEQLANWMASNLVRDKQTWVDMQIERTKTQWFAFDEKLPLHLVYWTSWLDSQNIPQFRDDIYNINQNITPVLHAGN, encoded by the coding sequence ATGGTGCGATGGGCTATTTTTAGTTTGCTGTTGGTGGTTAGCTTTACGTCATTGGGCGACGAGCGACTTGAGGCTGCGAATAAATTGCTGTTAAATCAGCTCAATTTTATTTTGTTAGCTAATCCAGATGATGAGTTGCGTCAGCTTAAAGCACAGCTGTCTTCAAACAAGGTTATTTCATTCGAGCGAATTCAACAGACCAGCCAAGCTATCGCTGATTTTTGGCAGAGAAATGCAATTGAAACTCGCTATGAGCCGTTGGCTCGTTATCAAGACCCCTATTTTCAAGCGCAAGCTGCCGAGCCACTTGTCGCAAACTACTTATCAGTCAATAACCGGATAAGGTATCTGCTATGGCTAGATGATACCCAGCAATGGCCAAGACTGACTCCTGAGGTTTGGCTGCATTTAGGTGATAGGCATTCCGATATTGCGTTGATCTCAAGCCGGTTAAATTTATTGGGTGATTATCCAAGTCCTGAGCTAGAAAACTCTGTCTTTTCTGAATCCTTACGCCAAGCGGTGGTGAGGTTTCAACGACGCCATGGCCTAAAGCAAGATGGTATTATCGGGCCCGCAACCATTAAGTGGCTAAATTGGACGCCTTTACAACGCGCCCAGACATTGGCGAGAAACTTTGTCGAGAAACATAGGTATCTTGCTCAAGTTGAACCGCGTTACTTGTTAATCAATATTCCTGAGTATCAAATGGTGTTGGTCGATCAAAACCGTATCGCCCTGCGCTCTAAAGTGATTGTCGGCAAACCTTATAGACAAACACCATTAATCAAAGGCCAAGTCAGCAACTTAGTTATCAACCCGAGTTGGCGAGTACCTCGTCGATTACTTAAGTATGATCTGCTACCTAAAGTGAGAGAGGACGGTAGCTACATTAGTCGTCGTAATTTCGAAGTGTTTGACTATTCTGGTGAGCAGGTAATTAAGACCGATGAAGAGTGGCGAGATATGGCTAAAGGGCAATTTCCTTATCGATTAGTGCAAAAACCGGGGGAGGACAACACTCTGGGTCGGTATAAGTTTTTCTTTCCTAACCAATATAATATCTACTTGCATGACACTACTGATAAGCATCTATTTGCTAAAGAGGTTAGGGCACTGTCGTCTGGTTGTATTCGAGTGGAAAAAGTGGAGCAGCTGGCAAACTGGATGGCGTCCAATTTAGTGAGGGACAAACAAACCTGGGTCGATATGCAGATCGAACGAACCAAAACCCAATGGTTTGCATTTGATGAAAAGCTCCCGCTACATCTGGTGTATTGGACATCATGGCTAGATAGTCAGAACATTCCCCAGTTTAGGGACGATATATATAATATAAATCAAAATATTACTCCAGTATTACACGCTGGAAATTAG
- the uvrY gene encoding UvrY/SirA/GacA family response regulator transcription factor, translating into MITVYLVDDHELVRTGIRRILEDERGIKVVGEAGDGESAVQWSRNNEADVILMDMNMPGIGGLEATRKILRYQSHAKIIVLTIHTEDPFPTKVMQAGASGYLTKGATPPEVIQAIRQVAVGQRYLSPEIAQQMALSQFNQSEDNPFKSLSERELQIMMMITSGEKVSDISEQLNLSPKTVNSYRYRLFAKLGISGDVELTRLAIRYKMLDTGQF; encoded by the coding sequence TTGATAACTGTATATTTGGTTGATGACCATGAGTTAGTAAGAACCGGGATACGTCGTATTCTCGAAGATGAGCGTGGGATTAAGGTTGTTGGCGAAGCAGGTGATGGAGAATCTGCGGTGCAGTGGAGTCGTAACAACGAAGCTGATGTGATCTTAATGGACATGAATATGCCTGGGATTGGTGGACTCGAAGCTACGCGTAAGATCCTGCGCTACCAATCACACGCTAAAATTATCGTGTTAACGATACATACTGAAGATCCTTTTCCAACCAAAGTCATGCAAGCTGGTGCATCGGGATACCTGACTAAAGGGGCAACTCCGCCTGAAGTTATTCAAGCTATCCGTCAAGTTGCCGTGGGGCAACGTTATCTATCTCCTGAAATTGCACAGCAGATGGCGTTAAGCCAGTTTAATCAATCTGAAGATAATCCATTTAAGTCATTGTCAGAGCGAGAGCTACAGATCATGATGATGATAACCAGTGGCGAGAAGGTAAGTGACATCTCTGAGCAGCTCAATTTAAGTCCTAAAACGGTTAACAGCTATCGTTACCGTTTGTTTGCAAAATTAGGCATTAGTGGCGACGTGGAACTTACCCGATTAGCTATTCGCTACAAGATGCTTGATACTGGTCAGTTTTAA
- the rplY gene encoding 50S ribosomal protein L25, whose protein sequence is MSYTIAAQTRTAVGKGSSRRLRHAGKVPAVIYGAGNEPVSIEFEHREIINIQANEDFYTSDITIVLDGKEVKVRVQAMQRHAFKPLIEHVDFTFA, encoded by the coding sequence ATGTCTTATACAATCGCCGCACAAACCCGCACTGCAGTTGGGAAAGGTTCGAGCCGCCGCCTACGTCATGCTGGTAAAGTTCCTGCTGTTATCTATGGTGCGGGCAACGAACCTGTTTCTATCGAATTCGAACACAGAGAGATCATTAACATTCAAGCGAATGAAGATTTCTACACTTCAGACATCACTATCGTTTTAGATGGTAAAGAAGTTAAAGTTCGTGTTCAAGCTATGCAACGTCACGCGTTCAAGCCTCTAATTGAGCATGTGGATTTCACTTTCGCTTAA
- the uvrC gene encoding excinuclease ABC subunit UvrC, whose product MSVPVFDSAQFLKTVSSSAGVYRMYDASGTVIYVGKAKDLKKRLSSYFRKNLNNVKTEALVSHICDIDVTLTHSETDALILENDYIKQYMPKYNVLLRDDKSYPYILLSGHQHPRLAYHRGPKREKGQYFGPYPNGGAVRESLHLMQKLFPIRQCDDLYYKSRSRPCLQYQIGRCSAPCVGKVSDEEYQEQVKLATLFLKGKDQQVMGSLVGKMEHAAQALNYEDAARYRDQIGALRRVVEQQEVSGTSGDMDVIGVYFTSGIACFHLLFIRNGKIFGSRSYYPAVPDKTELDEVLRAFMLQFYLNVDSHRTLPAEIIVSYEFDDIHELEHAIKQALEKSVLIKTKVRSERASFLAIADTNAKNAVETRLSHQNTVEQRFLLLEEALEQTKTIGRMECFDISHTMGESTVASCVVFNREGPHKAEYRRYNIDGITPGDDYAAMKQAIGRRFDKIDATGKIPDILFIDGGIGQLRIAQKVVDEKFAELDVAPTLIGVAKGEGRKPGLETLIYGENEIAFNLPADSGALHLIQHIRDESHRFAITGHRNKRQKTRNTSSLESIAGVGPKRRKALLQYMGGLQQVKAASVAQLTKVPGISLEMAQTIHDALRG is encoded by the coding sequence ATGTCAGTCCCAGTATTCGATTCAGCTCAATTTCTTAAAACGGTTTCCTCTTCGGCTGGCGTCTATCGTATGTACGATGCCAGCGGTACCGTTATCTATGTCGGTAAAGCAAAAGATCTTAAGAAGCGTCTTAGCTCCTATTTCCGTAAAAACCTAAACAACGTTAAAACAGAGGCCTTGGTATCACATATTTGTGATATCGATGTTACCTTGACCCATAGTGAAACCGACGCGCTCATTTTAGAAAATGACTACATCAAACAGTACATGCCTAAGTACAATGTATTGCTGCGCGATGACAAGTCGTATCCTTACATTTTGCTTAGCGGTCACCAGCACCCTAGGTTAGCCTATCACCGCGGTCCTAAACGAGAAAAAGGTCAATATTTTGGTCCTTATCCTAACGGCGGGGCGGTAAGAGAGAGCTTGCATTTGATGCAAAAACTGTTTCCTATCCGTCAATGTGATGATCTTTACTATAAGTCGCGTTCTCGCCCCTGTTTGCAGTATCAAATTGGACGTTGCAGCGCGCCGTGTGTTGGCAAAGTGTCCGATGAGGAATATCAAGAACAGGTAAAACTAGCCACGCTGTTTTTAAAGGGTAAAGACCAGCAAGTGATGGGCAGTTTAGTCGGTAAAATGGAGCATGCGGCTCAAGCCCTTAATTACGAAGATGCCGCGCGTTACCGCGACCAAATTGGCGCGCTAAGGCGGGTGGTTGAGCAACAGGAAGTCTCTGGTACGAGTGGTGATATGGACGTTATCGGTGTTTATTTTACGTCAGGTATTGCCTGTTTTCATCTGCTGTTTATTCGCAATGGAAAAATTTTTGGTAGCCGTAGCTACTATCCTGCGGTGCCCGATAAAACCGAGCTTGATGAAGTGCTCAGAGCCTTTATGTTGCAGTTTTACTTGAATGTTGATAGCCACAGAACATTACCCGCTGAGATTATTGTCAGTTATGAATTTGATGATATCCACGAGTTAGAACATGCCATAAAGCAAGCACTAGAAAAGAGTGTGCTGATTAAGACTAAAGTACGCAGTGAGCGAGCGAGCTTTTTAGCGATTGCCGACACGAATGCCAAAAATGCGGTTGAAACACGTCTTTCCCACCAAAATACGGTCGAGCAGCGCTTCTTACTGTTAGAGGAAGCACTCGAGCAAACTAAGACGATTGGCCGCATGGAGTGTTTTGATATTAGCCATACTATGGGTGAAAGTACGGTGGCTTCTTGTGTGGTATTTAATCGTGAAGGGCCACATAAGGCTGAGTATCGACGTTATAACATCGATGGTATTACGCCGGGTGACGATTACGCGGCAATGAAGCAAGCAATCGGTAGGCGCTTCGATAAGATTGATGCGACAGGCAAAATCCCAGATATCTTATTTATCGATGGTGGTATAGGGCAGCTTAGAATTGCGCAGAAGGTCGTCGATGAGAAGTTTGCCGAGCTAGATGTCGCCCCAACCTTAATTGGCGTTGCGAAAGGCGAGGGGCGTAAACCCGGTCTTGAGACTTTGATCTATGGTGAGAATGAGATCGCCTTTAATCTTCCAGCCGATTCGGGGGCGTTACATTTAATTCAACATATTCGAGATGAGTCCCATCGTTTCGCGATAACGGGTCACCGCAATAAGCGCCAGAAAACCCGTAACACCTCGAGTTTAGAATCGATTGCGGGAGTGGGCCCTAAACGTCGTAAAGCACTGCTGCAATATATGGGAGGCTTGCAACAAGTTAAGGCTGCAAGTGTCGCTCAGTTGACAAAAGTGCCTGGTATTAGCTTAGAAATGGCACAAACAATACATGATGCATTGCGAGGGTAA
- the pgsA gene encoding CDP-diacylglycerol--glycerol-3-phosphate 3-phosphatidyltransferase — protein sequence MPFNVPIALTLFRLVLLPIFVVVFYLPYSWSPFAAAFVFWLAAVTDALDGYAARKLKQSTRFGAFLDPVADKIMVTTALVLLVAQYNSIWLTLPALFMIGREIVISALREWMAEIGKRGAVAVSWIGKYKTAAQMVAIVGLIWRPNDFLTYTAIALFYVAAILTFWSMVSYIMAAWGDLTDESNN from the coding sequence ATGCCGTTTAATGTTCCAATAGCGCTGACGCTATTCAGGTTGGTTTTACTACCTATTTTTGTAGTTGTTTTTTATTTACCTTACAGTTGGTCGCCGTTCGCTGCAGCCTTCGTGTTTTGGCTTGCGGCCGTTACCGATGCGCTTGACGGTTACGCAGCAAGAAAGCTAAAGCAATCGACTCGATTCGGCGCTTTTCTCGACCCGGTCGCCGATAAAATCATGGTCACGACCGCATTGGTGTTATTGGTCGCCCAGTACAATAGTATCTGGCTGACCTTACCCGCGTTATTTATGATAGGCAGAGAGATAGTGATCTCGGCGCTACGAGAGTGGATGGCTGAAATTGGCAAGCGAGGTGCGGTAGCAGTATCTTGGATTGGTAAGTATAAAACCGCCGCGCAAATGGTTGCGATTGTTGGGTTGATTTGGCGACCGAATGATTTTTTAACTTATACCGCAATTGCGCTGTTTTATGTGGCGGCGATTTTGACGTTCTGGTCTATGGTTAGCTATATTATGGCGGCCTGGGGCGATTTAACGGACGAATCGAACAATTAA
- a CDS encoding YeaH/YhbH family protein, whose product MANFIDRRLNAKGKSTVNRQRFINRYKQQIKKAVSDAVTRRSVTDIDKGETIGIPTRDISEPSFHQGRGGVKERVHPGNDQFSRGDKLDRPPQGGGKGSGQGDASNSGEGEDDFVFQISKDEYLELLFEDLELPNLQNNRLNKLVEYQTYRAGFTNDGVPANINIVRSLRSSLARRIAMSSSKKALLAELKAELELLEQTPGSEAEKIISLKEQICELEARIAKVPFIDTFDLRYNNFAKREVPSSQAVMFCLMDVSGSMDQATKDMAKRFYILLYLFLTRTYKNLDVVYIRHHTQAKEVDEHEFFYSQETGGTIVSSALKLMHEIQQKRYPQSEWNIYAAQASDGDNWADDSPTCRQLLEKQLLPVVRYFSYIEITNRAHQTLWREYEGLQKTHDNIAVQHIKQAEDIYPVFRELFKKQAV is encoded by the coding sequence ATGGCTAATTTTATCGATAGAAGGTTAAATGCCAAGGGTAAAAGTACAGTCAATCGACAACGGTTTATCAATCGCTATAAACAGCAAATAAAAAAAGCGGTTAGCGATGCGGTAACAAGACGCAGTGTTACCGATATAGATAAAGGAGAAACGATTGGTATTCCAACTAGAGATATCAGTGAGCCCTCTTTTCACCAAGGTCGCGGCGGAGTAAAAGAACGAGTTCATCCTGGCAACGATCAATTTTCTCGCGGTGACAAGCTCGACCGTCCTCCTCAAGGAGGCGGTAAAGGTAGTGGTCAGGGGGATGCCTCTAATTCCGGAGAGGGAGAAGATGACTTTGTGTTTCAAATTTCAAAAGATGAGTATTTGGAACTGCTATTTGAAGATCTAGAGTTACCCAACTTACAGAATAATCGACTCAATAAATTAGTTGAGTACCAAACTTATCGCGCTGGTTTTACTAATGATGGTGTTCCAGCCAATATCAATATCGTTCGATCCCTGCGTTCATCGCTTGCGAGACGCATTGCCATGTCATCGTCAAAGAAAGCCCTATTGGCCGAATTAAAAGCGGAACTGGAACTATTGGAACAAACGCCTGGTTCTGAAGCAGAAAAGATCATCAGCTTAAAAGAGCAGATCTGCGAACTCGAGGCCCGAATTGCAAAAGTCCCCTTTATCGATACTTTCGATCTCCGCTACAACAATTTTGCCAAACGAGAGGTTCCGTCGAGTCAGGCTGTGATGTTCTGCCTGATGGATGTATCAGGCTCTATGGATCAGGCGACAAAAGATATGGCGAAACGCTTTTACATACTGCTCTATCTGTTTCTTACCCGAACCTATAAAAACCTAGACGTTGTCTATATCCGTCATCATACCCAAGCAAAAGAGGTCGACGAACATGAGTTCTTCTATTCTCAAGAAACTGGCGGAACTATTGTCTCGAGCGCACTTAAGTTAATGCATGAGATCCAACAAAAACGCTATCCCCAGAGCGAATGGAATATCTACGCAGCACAAGCATCTGACGGTGACAACTGGGCCGATGACTCCCCTACCTGCCGACAATTATTAGAGAAACAACTACTCCCAGTAGTGCGCTACTTTAGCTATATAGAGATAACTAACCGTGCCCACCAAACACTATGGCGCGAATATGAAGGGCTACAAAAGACTCACGATAACATTGCCGTTCAACATATTAAACAAGCTGAAGATATCTATCCTGTATTTAGAGAGTTGTTTAAAAAGCAAGCTGTTTAA
- the prpF gene encoding 2-methylaconitate cis-trans isomerase PrpF, producing the protein MIMKQIKIAATYMRGGTSKGVFFALNDLPEAAKVPGAARDAMLLRVIGSPDPYGKHTDGMGGATSSTSKTVILSKSSKADHDVDYLFGQVAIDKPFIDWSGNCGNLTAAVGAFAISKGLVDPINVPDNGVAVVRIWQANISKTIIAHIPMQDGEVLELGDFELDGVTFPAAEVLVEFVDPADGEGAMFPTGNLVDELSVPGVGTFAATMISAGIPTIFLNAQELGYDGTELQEAINGDDAALAKFELIRAYGALKMGLIEDVEQAKTRQHTPKVAFVAPPKAYISSSGKSVSVDDVDLLVRALSMGKLHHAMMGTAAVAIGTAAAIPGTLVNLAAGGTERSNVRFGHPSGTLKVGATAAQMQGVWSVEKVSMSRSARVLMEGYVRVPPLK; encoded by the coding sequence ATGATCATGAAACAGATAAAAATAGCCGCTACTTATATGCGCGGCGGCACGAGTAAAGGGGTGTTTTTTGCCCTAAACGACCTGCCTGAAGCTGCAAAGGTGCCAGGCGCTGCGCGTGACGCTATGTTATTGCGGGTGATTGGTAGTCCCGATCCTTATGGTAAACATACCGATGGCATGGGCGGGGCAACCTCTAGTACCAGTAAAACCGTGATCCTATCGAAAAGCAGTAAAGCGGATCATGATGTTGACTACCTTTTTGGCCAAGTCGCAATAGATAAACCTTTTATCGATTGGAGTGGTAACTGCGGTAATTTAACGGCGGCTGTGGGCGCGTTTGCGATTAGCAAGGGATTAGTCGATCCGATAAATGTTCCCGATAATGGGGTTGCAGTGGTACGAATTTGGCAAGCCAATATTAGTAAGACCATTATCGCCCACATCCCGATGCAAGATGGTGAAGTGCTTGAGCTAGGTGATTTTGAACTCGATGGCGTTACGTTTCCTGCGGCCGAAGTCTTAGTGGAATTTGTTGATCCTGCCGATGGTGAAGGAGCCATGTTTCCCACCGGCAATTTAGTCGACGAGCTCAGCGTACCGGGTGTTGGCACCTTTGCCGCGACCATGATCAGTGCGGGGATCCCAACGATATTCTTAAATGCACAGGAACTGGGGTACGATGGCACCGAATTGCAAGAAGCGATTAATGGTGATGATGCGGCTTTAGCTAAGTTTGAGTTGATCCGTGCATATGGTGCGCTGAAGATGGGGCTTATTGAGGATGTTGAACAGGCTAAAACTCGGCAACACACCCCCAAGGTGGCCTTTGTTGCGCCGCCCAAAGCCTATATATCATCGAGTGGCAAATCTGTCTCGGTGGATGATGTCGATCTGTTAGTACGTGCCTTATCTATGGGGAAATTACACCATGCGATGATGGGCACGGCTGCTGTTGCTATCGGCACAGCGGCTGCTATTCCCGGAACTTTAGTTAATTTGGCCGCTGGCGGTACTGAACGCAGTAACGTGCGCTTTGGTCATCCGTCTGGGACGCTAAAAGTCGGCGCTACAGCAGCTCAAATGCAAGGCGTGTGGAGCGTTGAGAAAGTCAGTATGAGCCGCAGCGCGCGGGTGCTGATGGAAGGGTATGTCAGGGTTCCTCCGCTGAAATAG
- a CDS encoding SpoVR family protein: protein MNSKKRNRMDDGPDWTFDLLQSYLTEIERVAAHYRLDTYPNQIEVITAEQMMDAYAGIGMPIGYTHWSFGKKFIETEQGYKRGQMGLAYEIVINSDPCIAYLMEENTITMQALVMAHACFGHNSFFKGNYLFKTWTDASSIIDYLVFAKNYIRECEERYGAEQVELVIDSCHALMNYGVDRYKRPSEISLKEEKIRQKEREEYLQSQVNDLWRTIPLNPAAEKAELRANFPTEPQENILYFIEKNAPLLEPWQREVVRIVRKMGQYFYPQKQTQVMNEGWATFWHYTILNHLYDDGLVSDRFMIEFLKNHTNVVAQPSYNSPYYSGINPYALGFNMFVDIRRICESPTEEDKRWFPDIAGSDWLETLHFAMANFKDESFISQYLSPNIIRQFKLFSILDDDKKNYLNVSAIHDEQGYQDIRQKLSQQYNLSNLEPNIQVQSVAVSGDRSLILRYIPINRIPLDDSCNEVMKHLHRLWGFSVTLEQLDEQGESQIIASCPDKQAELDSI from the coding sequence ATGAATTCAAAAAAGCGCAATAGAATGGATGATGGTCCGGATTGGACATTTGATTTACTACAGTCTTATCTCACTGAAATTGAAAGGGTTGCAGCGCACTATCGCCTCGATACTTATCCCAATCAAATAGAAGTTATCACGGCAGAGCAAATGATGGATGCCTACGCCGGGATAGGTATGCCGATTGGGTATACCCATTGGTCCTTTGGCAAAAAGTTCATTGAAACGGAGCAAGGCTACAAGCGTGGACAGATGGGGCTTGCCTATGAGATTGTAATTAACTCAGATCCTTGTATTGCCTATCTCATGGAAGAAAATACCATTACGATGCAAGCATTAGTCATGGCCCATGCGTGCTTTGGCCATAACAGCTTTTTCAAAGGTAATTATCTGTTTAAAACCTGGACCGATGCGAGCTCAATCATTGACTATCTTGTGTTTGCCAAAAATTATATCCGCGAATGTGAAGAGCGTTATGGTGCAGAGCAAGTAGAACTCGTTATCGACTCCTGTCATGCTTTGATGAACTATGGTGTTGACCGCTATAAACGTCCAAGTGAGATCTCACTTAAAGAGGAAAAAATTCGCCAAAAAGAGCGCGAAGAGTATCTGCAAAGTCAGGTGAACGACCTATGGCGCACGATTCCTCTAAATCCTGCGGCAGAAAAAGCGGAACTCAGGGCTAACTTTCCAACCGAACCTCAAGAGAATATTCTCTATTTCATCGAAAAGAATGCACCTCTGCTTGAACCTTGGCAACGCGAGGTGGTTCGTATTGTCAGAAAAATGGGACAGTATTTTTACCCTCAAAAGCAAACTCAGGTAATGAATGAAGGTTGGGCAACTTTCTGGCACTACACCATACTCAACCACCTCTACGATGATGGCTTGGTTAGTGACCGGTTTATGATTGAATTCTTAAAAAATCACACCAATGTTGTTGCGCAGCCAAGTTACAACAGCCCTTATTATAGTGGCATTAACCCCTATGCTTTGGGGTTTAATATGTTCGTTGATATCCGCAGAATTTGCGAATCACCAACAGAGGAGGATAAGCGTTGGTTTCCAGATATCGCGGGGAGCGACTGGCTTGAGACTCTGCACTTTGCGATGGCAAACTTTAAAGATGAAAGTTTTATTAGCCAATACTTGTCACCCAATATCATTCGTCAATTTAAATTATTCAGTATTCTTGACGATGACAAAAAAAACTATCTCAACGTGTCGGCAATTCATGATGAACAGGGCTATCAAGATATACGTCAAAAACTGTCTCAGCAATATAACCTGTCAAACCTAGAACCCAATATCCAAGTACAAAGTGTCGCCGTATCTGGTGATCGTTCATTGATATTACGTTATATCCCTATCAATCGAATTCCACTAGATGACAGTTGTAATGAAGTGATGAAACATCTGCATCGGCTTTGGGGGTTTTCCGTCACGTTAGAACAACTTGATGAACAGGGCGAATCTCAGATCATTGCCTCATGTCCTGATAAACAGGCCGAGCTAGATAGCATTTAA